The Gehongia tenuis genomic interval GCTCTATTCGCCGTTCGTATGATTTCGCGCATAACCCCCGGAAGTATCTCGCTTAGTGGTGTAAGCTTGCCGCTGCACACCGAAAAATCGCATGACCTCCGGTTTGAATGCCGTGTCGATGTATCCTGTATCTCCCTGTCTTTGCTTGGCGAGGATGAGCCTGACATAGCGCATTCCCTCCTTATCCCATGCCTGTTTTGTCCTTTGTTGTTCCAGCGTCAAATCGTCATCCTCTGGTTCGTGGATGAGTATGATATTATCCGCGTCCTGCTCGATACTCCCCGATTCTCGGAGGTCCGCCATGGTGGGCGCTTTATTGGCCGCATTCCGGTTGAGCTGACTGAGCGCCAGCACCGGAACATTGAGTTCCAGCGACAATTCCTTGAGGCTCCGGGATATCTCGCCCACCTCCGCCGCCCGTGTGTCCGTGCGCTTTACGGAGCGCACCAGCTGCAGATAGTCCACCACCACAAGCCCCAGCCCATCCCTGGCTTTCCTCTCCCGGCATACCGCCTTGATTTCTGCCGCCGTGGCCGCTTTCGTGTTGATGTACAGCGGCAACCTCGTGATGGGCCCCAGTGCCTTTGCCGCTTCCTGCAACTCGTAATCGTTCAGTTTCCCGGTCCGGAACTTGGCGCTGGATACACCCGCCTCCATGGACAGCATCCGCGTCCCGTACTGGATCCGGCTCATCTCCCGCGAGAAGAATTCCACCGGGTGATTTTTGGTTGCAAAGGCCGCCGCGATATATTGCGCAAAAGCTGATTTGCCCACGCCGGGCCGTGCGCCGATCACGGTCATTTCGCCGGGGAACAGCCCTCCGGCCATGCGGTCAAAATCTGCTATTCCAACAGTTACACCAACGTCCTTGCCCGCCATCCGGTCATCCAGCATGGCCCAGGTTTCGGCCATAACGGCGCCCATGCTTTCGTCCTCGTCCACGCCGTCCACCATGTCCTGGAGCGCCTCAAGCGCCTTGCCTATGGTCTCTCCGGTATCCCTTTCGGCGTCGTCCGCCGCCCGCGTAATCGCGGTGGAGAGCGCCAGGAGGCGCCGTCTTTTGGATGCGTCCTTGAGCGCCGCCACGTAGTGTTCAGACCATTGGCTGTGCGGCACAAACTGCATGGCTTCCATGGCTTTGACCAGTGCGTCCGTGTCCATTTCCAGTTTCCCGCCCAGGGTCACAAGATCGATCATCTCC includes:
- a CDS encoding replicative DNA helicase yields the protein MSKWANIEAEQAVIGGLLSHESGHSLIPKIRPEDFTQASYRKAFEAMARMYDAGEMIDLVTLGGKLEMDTDALVKAMEAMQFVPHSQWSEHYVAALKDASKRRRLLALSTAITRAADDAERDTGETIGKALEALQDMVDGVDEDESMGAVMAETWAMLDDRMAGKDVGVTVGIADFDRMAGGLFPGEMTVIGARPGVGKSAFAQYIAAAFATKNHPVEFFSREMSRIQYGTRMLSMEAGVSSAKFRTGKLNDYELQEAAKALGPITRLPLYINTKAATAAEIKAVCRERKARDGLGLVVVDYLQLVRSVKRTDTRAAEVGEISRSLKELSLELNVPVLALSQLNRNAANKAPTMADLRESGSIEQDADNIILIHEPEDDDLTLEQQRTKQAWDKEGMRYVRLILAKQRQGDTGYIDTAFKPEVMRFFGVQRQAYTTKRDTSGGYARNHTNGE